A DNA window from Clavibacter sepedonicus contains the following coding sequences:
- a CDS encoding succinate dehydrogenase iron-sulfur subunit, producing the protein MSTATLDAPPAGEASAIPTFTVTLIIRRYLPGQDAEPRWEDFDVEVYPTDRILDALHKIKWEQDGSLTFRRSCAHGVCGSDAMRINGRNRMACKTLIKDLDISQPIYVEAIKGLPLEKDLVVDMEPFFESFRDVQPFLISNTKPEKGKERIQSAAERARFDDTTKCILCAACTSSCPVFWTDGQYFGPAAIVNAHRFIFDSRDESNVRLDILNDKEGVWRCRTTFNCSEACPRGIQVTQAIAEVKQAIMRGKA; encoded by the coding sequence GTGAGCACCGCAACCCTGGACGCACCCCCCGCGGGAGAGGCCTCGGCCATCCCCACCTTCACGGTGACCCTCATCATCCGCCGCTACCTGCCCGGCCAGGACGCCGAACCGCGATGGGAGGACTTCGACGTCGAGGTCTACCCGACCGACCGCATCCTCGACGCGCTGCACAAGATCAAGTGGGAGCAGGACGGGTCGCTGACCTTCCGCCGCTCCTGCGCGCACGGCGTGTGCGGATCCGACGCGATGCGCATCAACGGCCGCAACCGCATGGCCTGCAAGACGCTCATCAAGGACCTCGACATCTCGCAGCCCATCTACGTGGAGGCCATCAAGGGCCTGCCGCTGGAGAAGGACCTCGTCGTCGACATGGAGCCGTTCTTCGAGTCGTTCCGCGACGTGCAGCCGTTCCTCATCTCCAACACGAAGCCGGAGAAGGGCAAGGAGCGGATCCAGTCCGCGGCCGAGCGCGCCCGCTTCGACGACACCACCAAGTGCATCCTCTGCGCCGCGTGCACGTCGTCGTGCCCCGTGTTCTGGACCGACGGCCAGTACTTCGGTCCGGCCGCCATCGTCAACGCGCACCGCTTCATCTTCGACTCGCGCGACGAGTCGAACGTGCGCCTCGACATCCTCAACGACAAGGAGGGCGTGTGGCGGTGCCGCACGACCTTCAACTGCTCCGAGGCCTGCCCGCGCGGCATCCAGGTGACGCAGGCGATCGCCGAGGTCAAGCAGGCGATCATGCGCGGCAAGGCGTAG
- the ptsP gene encoding phosphoenolpyruvate--protein phosphotransferase: MRITGIGVGHGVATGPVMRMPDPLPEPGTEPFTGHADAEVARVADALAATADDLAARGARAGGDAKDVLDAQSLMARDPALLDSVSRLVGQGRSGERAVFEAFATFQELLTGMGGYMAERAADLADVAQRVIARLRGVPAPGIPTADAPFVLVARDLAPADTALLELDRVLALVTTDGGPTSHTAILARSRSIPAIVGATGAAGLPEGTEVVVDAAAGLVIADPSDAEREDAVRRIRAREEALALPVTDGALADGTPVPLLANLGSPAEAARAVELGAEGVGLFRTEFLFLDAAEAPSVAAQTAQYTALLEAFPDRKVVVRALDAGADKPLAFLTDADEENPALGLRGLRALRAHEQILRDQLTALAAADAATDADLWVMAPMVADAEETAYFVDLGRELGLRTVGVMAEVPSLALLADQVVEVADFVSIGTNDLTQYTMAADRLLGSVASYQDPWHPAVLRLVRTLGDAGRASGTPVGICGEAAADPLLAVVLVGLGATSLSMTPAALADVRLELGRRTLDDARAAAQAVLCARTAADARAAAERILAAA, from the coding sequence GTGCGCATCACCGGTATCGGAGTCGGACACGGAGTGGCCACCGGGCCCGTGATGCGGATGCCCGACCCGCTGCCCGAGCCCGGCACGGAGCCGTTCACGGGCCACGCCGACGCCGAGGTCGCCCGCGTCGCCGACGCCCTCGCCGCCACGGCCGACGACCTCGCTGCGCGCGGCGCCCGCGCCGGCGGCGACGCGAAGGACGTGCTCGACGCGCAGTCGCTCATGGCGCGCGACCCCGCCCTCCTCGACTCGGTCAGCCGGCTCGTCGGCCAGGGACGCTCGGGCGAGCGCGCCGTTTTCGAGGCGTTCGCCACCTTCCAGGAGCTGCTCACCGGCATGGGCGGCTACATGGCCGAGCGCGCGGCGGACCTCGCCGACGTCGCCCAGCGCGTCATCGCGCGGCTCCGGGGGGTGCCTGCGCCGGGGATCCCGACGGCGGACGCGCCCTTCGTCCTCGTCGCGCGCGACCTCGCGCCCGCCGACACGGCCCTCCTCGAGCTCGACCGCGTGCTCGCCCTGGTCACGACCGACGGCGGCCCCACCAGCCACACCGCGATCCTCGCCCGCAGCCGGTCCATCCCGGCCATCGTCGGCGCGACGGGCGCCGCCGGCCTCCCCGAGGGCACCGAGGTCGTCGTCGACGCCGCGGCCGGCCTCGTCATCGCGGATCCGTCCGACGCCGAGCGCGAGGACGCCGTGCGCCGCATCCGCGCCCGCGAGGAGGCGCTGGCCTTGCCCGTCACCGACGGCGCGCTGGCGGACGGCACGCCCGTCCCGCTCCTCGCCAACCTCGGATCCCCGGCGGAGGCCGCCCGCGCGGTCGAGCTCGGCGCCGAGGGCGTCGGCCTCTTCCGCACCGAGTTCCTGTTCCTCGACGCCGCCGAGGCGCCGTCCGTCGCGGCGCAGACCGCGCAGTACACGGCGCTCCTCGAGGCCTTCCCCGACCGCAAGGTCGTGGTCCGCGCGCTCGACGCCGGCGCCGACAAGCCGCTCGCCTTCCTCACCGACGCCGACGAGGAGAACCCGGCGCTCGGCCTCCGCGGCCTGCGAGCCCTCCGCGCGCACGAGCAGATCCTCCGCGACCAGCTCACGGCCCTCGCCGCGGCGGACGCGGCCACCGACGCCGACCTCTGGGTCATGGCGCCCATGGTCGCCGACGCGGAGGAGACGGCGTACTTCGTCGACCTCGGCCGCGAGCTCGGGCTCCGCACGGTGGGCGTGATGGCCGAGGTGCCGTCGCTCGCGCTCCTCGCCGACCAGGTCGTCGAGGTCGCCGACTTCGTGAGCATCGGCACGAACGACCTCACGCAGTACACGATGGCGGCGGACCGCCTGCTCGGCTCGGTCGCGTCCTACCAGGACCCGTGGCACCCGGCGGTCCTCCGCCTCGTCCGCACGCTGGGCGACGCGGGCCGTGCGTCCGGCACGCCGGTGGGCATCTGCGGCGAGGCGGCCGCCGACCCGCTCCTCGCGGTGGTGCTCGTCGGCCTGGGCGCCACGAGCCTCTCGATGACGCCCGCCGCGCTCGCCGACGTCCGCCTGGAGCTCGGCCGCCGCACCCTCGACGACGCGCGCGCCGCCGCACAGGCCGTCCTTTGCGCACGCACGGCGGCCGATGCTCGCGCCGCGGCCGAGCGGATCCTCGCGGCCGCCTGA
- a CDS encoding YihY/virulence factor BrkB family protein gives MTAPDGRGRPDRAASASASPGTPPQDPPAPTGIPALVTRVMALKPVRVFLAYGAAGGPILAAGMSYQAVFAVFAALAVGFSVAGSVLADNPMLLDSLLSIIQGAVPGLFGPDGVIKDPQELLQSRAINLAGIIGSIGLLVTALGWLASTRDSVRRIFELPPPITFFLLLKVKDLGLALVFALAMLLSAALSVVSTGLLGFVFRLMQVGEDSLLAIVVGRTVGLALVLALDTAVLAGAYRILSGVRIPRTQLLQGALLGGVAMGVLKVLGTALLGGASRNPLLASFAVIIGLLIWFNLICQVILICASWIAVSMQDRGIDARSLTPEQLEQERVAKLDEARRILEEEERARERERYAQSRGITRVLLGLRRRRRR, from the coding sequence ATGACCGCCCCCGACGGCCGCGGGCGCCCCGACCGCGCCGCCTCCGCATCCGCCTCCCCCGGCACGCCGCCCCAGGACCCACCCGCGCCCACGGGCATCCCGGCGCTCGTCACCCGCGTGATGGCGCTGAAGCCCGTGCGCGTGTTCCTCGCCTACGGGGCCGCCGGCGGACCGATCCTCGCCGCCGGCATGTCGTACCAGGCGGTGTTCGCGGTGTTCGCGGCGCTCGCGGTCGGCTTCTCGGTGGCGGGCTCGGTGCTCGCGGACAACCCGATGCTGCTCGACTCGCTGCTCAGCATCATCCAGGGGGCGGTGCCCGGCCTGTTCGGACCCGATGGTGTGATCAAGGACCCGCAGGAGCTGCTCCAGTCGCGCGCGATCAACCTGGCCGGCATCATCGGCTCCATCGGCCTCCTCGTCACCGCGCTCGGCTGGCTGGCCTCGACGCGCGACTCTGTCCGGCGCATCTTCGAGCTGCCGCCGCCGATCACGTTCTTCCTGCTCCTCAAGGTGAAGGACCTCGGGCTCGCGCTGGTCTTCGCCCTCGCGATGCTGCTGTCGGCGGCGCTCTCGGTGGTCAGCACCGGGCTCCTCGGCTTCGTGTTCCGGCTGATGCAGGTCGGCGAGGACTCGCTGCTCGCGATCGTCGTGGGCCGCACCGTGGGCCTCGCGCTCGTGCTCGCGCTCGACACTGCCGTGCTCGCGGGGGCGTACCGGATCCTGTCGGGCGTCCGGATCCCCCGGACGCAGCTCCTCCAGGGCGCGCTCCTCGGCGGCGTGGCGATGGGCGTCCTCAAGGTGCTCGGCACGGCGCTCCTCGGCGGCGCGAGCCGGAACCCGCTGCTCGCGTCGTTCGCGGTGATCATCGGGCTCCTGATCTGGTTCAACCTCATCTGCCAGGTCATCCTCATCTGCGCGTCGTGGATCGCCGTGAGCATGCAGGACCGCGGCATCGACGCCCGGTCCCTCACCCCCGAGCAGCTGGAGCAGGAGCGCGTCGCGAAGCTCGACGAGGCACGCCGGATCCTCGAGGAGGAGGAGCGTGCCCGGGAGCGGGAGCGGTACGCGCAGTCGCGCGGCATCACGCGGGTGCTGCTCGGGTTGCGGCGGAGACGCCGCCGTTAG
- a CDS encoding exodeoxyribonuclease III, with protein MPSNLRVASINTNGIRAAFRKGMGDWLDTRDVDILAIQEVRAETSDIEGLLGPEWNVLHDAATAKGRAGVAIASRRRAEIHRVAIGAEDFDSAGRWLEADYDVDGTIVTVVSAYVHSGEVGTAKQDEKWRFLDGMEKRLPEIAEHSELAVVVGDLNVGHRELDIRNWKGNVKRAGFLPRERAYLDRILGARGEDVTGVDGSTGPGLGWVDVGRQQAGEVDGPYTWWSWRGKAFDNDTGWRIDYQLATPALAEKVVGYAVDRAEAYDKRWSDHTPVVVDYAI; from the coding sequence ATGCCCTCGAACCTCCGCGTCGCGTCCATCAACACGAACGGCATCCGGGCCGCGTTCCGCAAGGGCATGGGCGACTGGCTCGACACGCGCGACGTCGACATCCTCGCCATCCAGGAGGTCCGCGCCGAGACGAGCGACATCGAGGGCCTCCTCGGCCCCGAGTGGAACGTGCTGCACGACGCCGCGACCGCCAAGGGCCGCGCGGGCGTCGCCATCGCGAGCCGCCGCCGCGCCGAGATCCACCGCGTCGCCATCGGCGCGGAGGACTTCGACAGCGCGGGCCGCTGGCTCGAGGCCGACTACGACGTGGACGGCACGATCGTCACGGTCGTGAGCGCCTACGTGCACTCCGGCGAGGTCGGCACCGCCAAGCAGGACGAGAAGTGGCGCTTCCTCGACGGCATGGAGAAGCGCCTGCCCGAGATCGCCGAGCACTCCGAGCTCGCGGTCGTCGTCGGCGACCTCAACGTCGGGCACCGCGAGCTCGACATCCGCAACTGGAAGGGCAACGTGAAGCGCGCCGGGTTCCTGCCGCGCGAGCGCGCCTACCTCGACCGGATCCTCGGCGCGCGCGGCGAGGACGTCACGGGCGTCGACGGATCCACCGGCCCCGGCCTCGGCTGGGTCGACGTCGGACGCCAGCAGGCCGGCGAGGTCGACGGCCCGTACACGTGGTGGAGCTGGCGCGGCAAGGCGTTCGACAACGACACCGGCTGGCGCATCGACTACCAGCTCGCGACCCCGGCCCTCGCGGAGAAGGTCGTGGGCTACGCGGTCGACCGCGCCGAGGCCTACGACAAGCGATGGTCGGACCACACGCCCGTGGTCGTCGACTACGCGATCTGA
- the trpS gene encoding tryptophan--tRNA ligase, whose protein sequence is MTARPVLFSGMQPSADSLQIGNYIGALLQWKELQTTHDAVFCVVDLHAITVPQDPGALRDSTRRTAAQYIAAGIDPAVSTLFVQSHVSAHTELAWILNTLTGFGEASRMTQFKDKSQKQGADATTLGLFAYPTLMAADILLYGTEVVPVGDDQKQHVELTRDLAKRFNSRFGDVFRIPEPMIQKDTARIYDLQDPTSKMSKSAASDAGVVWLLDEPAKTAKKIRSAVTDTGREVRFDRGEKPGVSNLLTILSAFEGTAVPALEERYAGRGYGDLKKDVAETVTGVFEPIRARSLELLDDPAELDRMLAGNAERAEERADAMLARVYDAVGLVRRVGR, encoded by the coding sequence ATGACCGCACGTCCCGTCCTCTTCTCCGGCATGCAGCCGTCCGCCGACTCGCTGCAGATCGGCAACTACATCGGCGCGCTCCTGCAGTGGAAGGAGCTGCAGACCACGCACGACGCCGTGTTCTGCGTCGTCGACCTGCACGCCATCACCGTCCCGCAGGATCCGGGGGCCCTCCGCGACTCCACCCGGCGCACCGCCGCGCAGTACATCGCGGCGGGCATCGACCCGGCCGTCTCCACGCTCTTCGTGCAGTCGCACGTGTCGGCGCACACCGAGCTGGCGTGGATCCTCAACACGCTGACCGGCTTCGGCGAGGCGAGCCGCATGACCCAGTTCAAGGACAAGTCGCAGAAGCAGGGCGCCGACGCGACGACCCTCGGGCTCTTCGCGTACCCGACGCTCATGGCGGCCGACATCCTGCTCTACGGCACCGAGGTCGTACCCGTGGGGGACGACCAGAAGCAGCACGTGGAGCTCACGCGCGACCTCGCGAAGCGCTTCAACTCGCGGTTCGGCGACGTGTTCCGCATCCCGGAGCCGATGATCCAGAAGGACACGGCCCGCATCTACGACCTGCAGGACCCGACGTCGAAGATGAGCAAGTCCGCGGCCAGCGACGCGGGCGTCGTGTGGCTGCTGGACGAGCCCGCGAAGACCGCCAAGAAGATCCGCTCGGCCGTCACCGACACCGGCCGCGAGGTGCGCTTCGACCGCGGCGAGAAGCCCGGCGTCTCGAACCTGCTGACGATCCTGTCGGCCTTCGAGGGCACCGCCGTGCCCGCGCTCGAGGAGCGCTACGCGGGCCGCGGCTACGGCGACCTCAAGAAGGACGTCGCCGAGACCGTCACGGGCGTGTTCGAGCCGATCCGCGCGCGGAGCCTCGAGCTCCTCGACGACCCGGCCGAGCTCGACCGCATGCTCGCCGGCAACGCGGAGCGCGCCGAGGAGCGGGCGGACGCCATGCTCGCCCGCGTGTACGACGCCGTCGGGCTCGTGCGGCGCGTGGGACGGTGA
- a CDS encoding HAD family hydrolase encodes MTLRLVLLDLDDTLVDHRGAVAEGITAHAAARGLLDAEDATAADRAVGLWRDLEEEHYHRYLAGELDFQGKRRARVRGFLAAMGSPDADDLTDDDAATDAWFAGYLTGYAAAWRTLPGAHDALDEIERRHPGVRLGIVTNGERSQQEPKIAAVGLTARLAPVVCSGDLDFAKPDPRIFHLACAEAGVDPADAVMVGDRLRTDALGAADAGLGGVWLDRGGRSRIVAPAGGDAAVDSRVPGAVLRITALDALAAAVTALSDRPGRGAGA; translated from the coding sequence GTGACCCTGCGGCTGGTCCTCCTCGACCTCGACGACACGCTGGTGGACCACCGCGGCGCCGTCGCGGAAGGGATCACGGCGCACGCCGCGGCGCGGGGACTGCTCGACGCCGAGGACGCCACCGCCGCCGACCGCGCCGTTGGGCTGTGGCGCGACCTCGAGGAGGAGCACTACCACCGGTACCTCGCGGGCGAGCTGGACTTCCAGGGCAAGCGTCGGGCGCGGGTGCGCGGCTTCCTCGCCGCCATGGGGTCCCCCGATGCGGACGACCTCACGGACGACGACGCCGCGACGGACGCGTGGTTCGCCGGCTACCTCACGGGGTACGCGGCCGCGTGGCGGACGCTGCCCGGAGCCCACGACGCCCTCGACGAGATCGAGCGCCGGCACCCCGGCGTGCGCCTCGGCATCGTGACCAACGGCGAGCGCAGCCAGCAGGAGCCGAAGATCGCCGCTGTCGGGCTCACCGCACGCCTGGCTCCCGTGGTCTGCTCGGGCGACCTCGACTTCGCCAAGCCCGACCCGCGGATCTTCCACCTCGCGTGCGCGGAGGCGGGCGTGGATCCGGCCGACGCCGTCATGGTGGGCGACCGGCTCCGCACCGACGCGCTCGGGGCGGCCGACGCGGGGCTCGGCGGCGTGTGGCTGGATCGAGGCGGTCGGTCGCGCATCGTCGCGCCGGCGGGCGGGGACGCCGCCGTGGACAGTCGTGTTCCGGGAGCGGTACTCCGCATCACGGCCCTCGACGCGCTTGCCGCAGCCGTCACCGCTCTCTCGGACCGGCCGGGTCGCGGCGCCGGGGCCTGA
- a CDS encoding trypsin-like serine peptidase, translating to MESPGETASDVSSTEYWTPERMRTAIEAPVPTSLSDPGHPDASGVPDEESGSAAVARMETLAQPAAPTSAAVGPQAFEEPRGSAVVGRVFYTDPGEVHRYACSGVAINTPSGRVVMTAGHCVHTGQGGGWQRHWEFVPGYVDGRAPFGHFPEKHLLTSTAWITKGSEGPIPSDVAATDIGFAVTAPDPAGRSLGSIVGGDGLTIGAAPSGLPIELLAYPVNRLGGARLSACRTSTVDSGHAGVMAAEGCGFEGGGSGGPWVDRFDAKTGRGFVRGVTSGSAGEVYLEAAVPSELTKRMLAQADRDGRG from the coding sequence GTGGAGTCGCCCGGCGAGACGGCATCCGACGTGTCGTCCACCGAGTACTGGACGCCGGAGCGGATGCGGACCGCGATAGAGGCTCCCGTTCCGACGTCCCTGTCGGATCCCGGACACCCTGACGCGTCCGGTGTCCCCGACGAGGAGAGCGGCTCCGCTGCGGTCGCGCGGATGGAGACCCTGGCGCAGCCTGCCGCGCCGACGTCGGCCGCGGTGGGTCCGCAGGCCTTCGAGGAGCCGCGGGGATCGGCCGTGGTCGGCAGGGTCTTCTACACGGACCCCGGAGAGGTCCACCGATACGCCTGCTCGGGAGTGGCGATCAACACCCCGAGCGGCCGGGTCGTCATGACGGCGGGGCACTGCGTGCACACCGGCCAGGGCGGGGGGTGGCAGCGGCACTGGGAATTCGTGCCGGGCTATGTCGACGGCCGAGCCCCGTTCGGACACTTCCCCGAGAAGCACCTGCTCACGAGCACGGCATGGATAACGAAGGGGAGCGAGGGACCCATACCCTCGGACGTGGCGGCGACGGACATCGGCTTCGCGGTGACCGCCCCGGACCCCGCCGGCCGGTCGCTGGGGTCCATCGTGGGAGGTGACGGCCTGACCATCGGTGCCGCGCCGTCCGGCCTCCCCATCGAACTGCTCGCGTATCCGGTCAACCGCCTCGGCGGTGCTCGCCTGTCCGCGTGCCGGACCTCGACCGTGGACTCGGGCCACGCAGGGGTCATGGCCGCAGAGGGCTGCGGGTTCGAAGGCGGCGGGTCCGGAGGGCCCTGGGTCGACCGGTTCGACGCGAAGACCGGCAGGGGCTTCGTCCGCGGCGTCACCTCCGGGAGCGCCGGGGAGGTCTACCTGGAGGCAGCGGTGCCGAGCGAGTTGACGAAGCGGATGCTCGCCCAGGCCGACCGCGACGGTCGGGGCTGA
- the ribD gene encoding bifunctional diaminohydroxyphosphoribosylaminopyrimidine deaminase/5-amino-6-(5-phosphoribosylamino)uracil reductase RibD: MHDGPTAPEAHALAPGDPALERAMRRGLELAAEGPAWGPNPRVGCVILDASGRVIAEGRHRGAGSAHAEVDALRQLPAGGARGATAVVTLEPCNHTGRTGPCAAALVEAGVARVAYAVADPGAESSGGAARLRAAGVEVVPGVLADEAAAFLQVWLGSASLGRPFVTAKWASSLDGRIAAADGSSRWITGTAAREDVHRRRAEADAILVGTGTVLADDPALTARRPDGIPYPHQPAPVVLGDRAIPDDAAVHRHPRRLIRLPGHDPAAALDELGNRGIRHVFVEGGPTIVSALLAAGLVDEVVAYLAPVLLGGPRTATGDLGVPSMPDAHRLTLISTTRLGDDLLVIARPTTEGQ; encoded by the coding sequence ATGCACGACGGCCCGACGGCACCCGAGGCGCACGCCCTCGCACCCGGCGATCCCGCGCTCGAGCGCGCGATGCGCCGCGGCCTCGAGCTCGCCGCCGAAGGGCCCGCGTGGGGGCCGAACCCGCGCGTCGGCTGCGTGATCCTCGACGCCTCCGGCCGCGTCATCGCCGAGGGCCGCCATCGCGGCGCCGGATCCGCGCACGCCGAGGTCGACGCCCTCCGGCAGCTGCCCGCGGGCGGGGCGCGCGGCGCCACCGCCGTCGTCACGCTCGAGCCCTGCAACCACACCGGGCGCACCGGTCCGTGCGCCGCCGCGCTCGTCGAGGCCGGTGTCGCGCGCGTCGCGTACGCCGTCGCGGACCCGGGCGCCGAGTCGTCCGGCGGCGCGGCCCGGCTGCGCGCCGCGGGCGTCGAGGTCGTGCCCGGCGTGCTCGCCGACGAGGCCGCGGCGTTCCTGCAGGTGTGGCTCGGATCCGCGTCGCTCGGCCGCCCCTTCGTCACGGCGAAGTGGGCCTCCAGCCTCGACGGGCGCATCGCCGCCGCCGACGGCTCGAGCCGCTGGATCACCGGGACCGCCGCCCGGGAGGACGTGCACCGCCGCCGCGCCGAGGCCGACGCGATCCTCGTGGGCACCGGCACCGTGCTGGCCGACGACCCCGCGCTCACCGCCCGGCGGCCCGACGGGATCCCCTACCCGCACCAGCCCGCGCCCGTCGTGCTCGGCGACCGCGCGATCCCCGACGACGCGGCCGTGCACCGCCACCCGCGCCGCCTGATCCGCCTTCCCGGCCACGACCCGGCCGCCGCGCTCGACGAGCTCGGGAACCGGGGCATCCGGCACGTGTTCGTGGAGGGCGGCCCCACGATCGTCTCCGCGCTTCTCGCCGCCGGCCTCGTGGACGAGGTGGTCGCCTACCTCGCGCCCGTGCTGCTCGGCGGCCCCCGCACCGCGACCGGCGACCTCGGCGTGCCGAGCATGCCGGACGCCCACCGACTCACCCTCATCAGCACGACGCGGCTCGGGGACGACCTCCTCGTGATCGCGCGACCCACCACGGAAGGCCAGTGA
- a CDS encoding riboflavin synthase, producing MFTGIIEERGRVLALDAEGDSARITVEAPLAVSDARHGDSISVDGVCLTVVAQTPEGFTADVMRQTLVMSSLGRLGVGDRVNLERAARVGDRLGGHIVQGHVDGTGRLLATTPGEAWRILRFSLPAELSPLVVDRGSITVQGVSLTVSAVSPTDTPDADAWFEVSLIPETLAATTLGALELGDEVNLETDVLARHVQRMLALDARRDSASATDAASATGEARA from the coding sequence ATGTTCACAGGGATCATCGAGGAGCGCGGACGCGTCCTCGCGCTCGACGCCGAGGGCGACTCCGCCCGGATCACGGTGGAGGCGCCGCTCGCGGTGTCCGACGCCCGGCACGGCGACTCCATCAGCGTCGATGGCGTGTGCCTCACGGTCGTCGCGCAGACGCCCGAGGGCTTCACGGCCGACGTCATGCGGCAGACGCTCGTGATGAGCTCGCTCGGCCGGCTCGGCGTGGGCGACCGCGTGAACCTCGAGCGCGCCGCGCGCGTGGGCGACCGGCTCGGCGGCCACATCGTGCAGGGGCACGTCGACGGCACGGGGCGCCTGCTCGCGACGACGCCGGGCGAGGCGTGGCGGATCCTCCGCTTCTCGCTGCCCGCCGAGCTCTCGCCGCTCGTGGTCGACCGCGGATCCATCACGGTGCAGGGCGTCAGCCTCACCGTGAGCGCGGTCAGCCCCACGGACACCCCGGACGCCGACGCGTGGTTCGAGGTGTCGCTCATCCCTGAGACGCTCGCCGCGACGACGCTGGGCGCGCTCGAGCTCGGCGACGAGGTCAACCTCGAGACCGACGTGCTCGCGCGGCACGTGCAGCGGATGCTCGCGCTCGACGCGCGCCGCGACAGTGCCTCCGCGACCGACGCCGCCTCCGCGACCGGGGAGGCCCGCGCGTGA
- a CDS encoding bifunctional 3,4-dihydroxy-2-butanone-4-phosphate synthase/GTP cyclohydrolase II, with amino-acid sequence MSLADIPAALQELRAGRPVIVVDDEGRENEGDVLLAAESASPEWVAWLVKHSSGFICAPMTNEIADRLELPLMVADNRDPRGTAYTVSVDAADRLSTGISASDRAHTLRVLADLGSVPTSLHRPGHILPLRAVDGGVRERDGHTEAAVDLLTLAGLTPVGAISEIVQDDGEMMRLPGLLALGEREGVLVVTIAALTAHLEEFHCDRPLEAAVAIPEASRVIFEVETTVPTTHGSVKLRAYRDRTTGADHVAIVAGEPRAHGTLVRVHSECLTGEALGSLKCECGPQLDAALDEIQRDGGVVVYLRGHEGRGIGLINKLRAYRLQEDGFDTLDANVALGLPADARDYGAASAILQEMGIEDVRLLTNNPEKVRQLEAHGVEVTERVPLVVGVNEVNAGYLETKRDRMGHRMVLDTDMHIGSDAYPDAEAPDGLTTTTSGPGTTTITTTPEEETA; translated from the coding sequence GTGAGCCTCGCCGACATCCCCGCGGCGCTGCAGGAGCTGCGCGCCGGCCGGCCCGTGATCGTCGTCGACGACGAGGGCCGCGAGAACGAGGGCGACGTGCTGCTCGCCGCCGAGTCCGCATCGCCCGAGTGGGTGGCCTGGCTTGTGAAGCACTCGTCGGGCTTCATCTGCGCGCCCATGACGAACGAGATCGCCGACCGGCTGGAGCTGCCGCTCATGGTGGCCGACAACCGGGATCCGCGCGGCACCGCGTACACGGTGTCCGTCGACGCGGCCGACCGGCTCTCCACCGGCATCAGCGCCTCCGACCGCGCGCACACCCTGCGCGTGCTCGCCGACCTCGGCAGCGTGCCGACGAGCCTGCACCGGCCGGGCCACATCCTGCCGCTGCGCGCGGTGGACGGCGGCGTGCGCGAGCGCGACGGCCACACCGAGGCGGCGGTGGACCTGCTCACGCTCGCGGGCCTCACGCCCGTCGGCGCGATCAGCGAGATCGTGCAGGACGACGGCGAGATGATGCGCCTCCCCGGCCTCCTCGCCCTCGGCGAGCGCGAGGGCGTGCTGGTCGTCACGATCGCGGCGCTCACGGCGCACCTGGAGGAGTTCCACTGCGACCGGCCGCTGGAGGCCGCCGTGGCGATCCCCGAGGCGTCGCGCGTGATCTTCGAGGTCGAGACCACGGTCCCCACCACGCACGGCTCGGTGAAGCTGCGCGCGTACCGGGATCGCACCACGGGCGCCGACCACGTGGCGATCGTCGCCGGCGAGCCGCGCGCGCACGGCACGCTGGTGCGTGTCCACTCGGAGTGCCTGACGGGCGAGGCGCTCGGATCCCTCAAGTGCGAGTGCGGGCCGCAGCTCGACGCCGCGCTCGACGAGATCCAGCGGGACGGCGGCGTGGTCGTCTACCTGCGCGGGCACGAGGGACGCGGGATCGGCCTCATCAACAAGCTGCGCGCGTACCGGCTGCAGGAGGACGGCTTCGACACGCTCGACGCCAACGTCGCCCTCGGCCTGCCGGCGGACGCGCGCGACTACGGGGCGGCCTCGGCGATCCTGCAGGAGATGGGCATCGAGGACGTGCGCCTGCTCACGAACAACCCCGAGAAGGTGCGGCAGCTCGAGGCGCACGGCGTCGAGGTCACCGAGCGCGTGCCGCTCGTCGTGGGCGTCAACGAGGTGAACGCCGGCTACCTCGAGACGAAGCGCGACCGCATGGGGCACCGGATGGTGCTCGACACCGACATGCACATCGGATCCGATGCCTACCCGGACGCCGAGGCGCCCGACGGGCTGACCACCACCACGTCCGGCCCGGGCACGACCACCATCACCACGACTCCCGAGGAGGAGACCGCATGA